The Chionomys nivalis chromosome 4, mChiNiv1.1, whole genome shotgun sequence genome contains the following window.
ctcccgagtgctgggattaaaggcgtgcgccaccatcgcccgacaggaggatctttgtgagttcgaggccagcctggtctacaagagctagttccaggacaggctccaaagctacagagaaaccctgtctcgaaaaaccaaaaaaaaaaaaaaaaaaaaaaaaaaaaaagggcctcCCTCAGACTGATAAGGAagaacccagcccactgtgggtggtgcctccTCTGAGCTGATGGTCCATAGTGAGCTATGGAAGAGGAGACAAGGGTTAACAGCTCAAAAGCAGAGTTCCTTCTAGgcttctgctttggttcctgccacCCCTCAATGATGGAATACCACCAagaccaaacaaaccctttccttcttgtGGGGGTTCCAAcaagaatggctcccataaaCTCATCTACTTGAAAGCTTGGTCAAcagtgagtggcactatttaaAAGGACCAGGAGGTGTGGTATtggtggaggaagtatgtcactggggatgggctttgagggttaaaaagctcaagccaggtcccAGTGTCtcccttcctgctgtctgtgtatctagatatagaactctcagctactttctccatgtctgcctgcgtgctaccatgagaataatggactaaatctctaaaaCTGAAAGCAAGTTCCAAATAAATACTTTAGAACCATTGATGGCCATGGCATCTTTCTGTAGCAACAGAACACTAAGGCttttcccaagctgcttttggtctaGTGTTGACCACAGCAGTAGAGAGCACCAGACAGGAAGAGTGGGGTTGGTACCTGCACGGCTCACTGCTCTCGCTGCTTTCGGTGTTTCCTCCTAGCTGGCTGCTGTTCTTGGAGCCATTTTCCTGCTTTGGGTCTTGCTGTTCTTCGGGTAATAGCAACAAGGCATTTCTGAGACAGATGGCTGCAAACTCCACACTTGCTACAGGAATAGCTGAAGACTGCCCATCACTTCAAAGAATGAGACAAACAAGCTGAACagacagcagaaaaagaaaatggacgtCGCTGCTATAAGAAATCATTAACTGTTAtacagcagtggtggtgcacacctttaatcccaacactggggagacaaaaggcaggtggatctctgtgagtttgaggccagcctgggctacacacagaaaccctgtattgaaacaccaaaaaaagatcCTACAAAGgactataaatacatataaatcaaataaattcaAGTACTCTGTACTGTCAATATTAATGCAGGAGAGGAATTATAGATGAGACCATGAGAATAAAGGTCAGAACAGGTGTTGTAAGAATGAGGggggtcgggcagtggtggtgcacgccttttatcccagcacttaggaggcagaggaaggcagatctctgtgagttcgaggccagcctagtctacagaacaagttccaggataggttccaaacctacacagagaaaccttgccttggaaaacaaaaacaaaaaaaggaactaAATCAGTGTATGTtcaatatggttttatttttttttgcttgtggaTATTTTCAATCAGGCTGGTTGACTCCACGGATGGGGACTAATAAGAAAGGGTGAGGAGGGTAGGCAATTGTTCCAGAAACAATGTGATCTAAAaaggagacaccaaaatgccctcttctggacattCTGATTCATGGCAATCAATAGGCtgcttgcttaggacacagactGTTTCAGCATCCCAGATGCACTAAATCATAGTAAAGCAGACAGATCAACTCACTGTGGAGCTACTCAGTGTGGGCCTCGGTTTGCGGGTCTGGTTACTGATGCTGCAATAAAACATCATCACAAAGCAATTCTCCTATGAAATGATAAAGTCCAAGCTCTTTCCCACTAAGAGACCACAGCGTGAACCAGGTTATTACAGAGACACATTGGCTCGTGGCAAAATACTTACTTGTAGACAGTGTTCTGAATAGACTGAGATGCCAGAACGATTTTACGGTGATATCCTTGACCAACAATAGACTGTACAATTCCCTTTTTGGTAGGAAGACCTTTAGTTTCTTGCTCAGAAgtctacaaaacaaaatatacttcaaataaaatttaaaggaactATAAGACATGACATAAaagtcaggaggtggtggcacacatctttaattccagcacttagggatgcagaggcaggcaaatctctatgagtttgaggccagcctggtctacagagtgagttccaggacagccacagatgcacagagaaaccctgtcttgacaaaacaaaacaaacaaaacacagaacaatttagctgggtggtagtggcacttttaatcccagcactcagggaaaaaaaaagacatgacataaaatatgttaaaataatttacaattattattacattttataaatttatttcatgtacataAGTGCTTACCTGttggtatgtatgtataccatgtgtatgcctggtgcccacaaaagCTCAAAAGAGCACTGAACTCCCTGAATTACTGgtagctgtgtgccaccatgtgagTACTCGGAACCTAACCTGAGTTTCTGGTAAGTGTCCATCTCTAGCACCATATTTTACAATTATTAAAtaagtatgtgagtgtgtacctAGGAGATAGGGTTTGTTAGACATCACACATGTATCCCTGTGCATTGAGTCTGGAAACCTGAGGGGAACATGTGGAGTTGTCCTTGGTTTGTCTCCTGTGTCTTTACTGAGCAGAGTCTCTCAACAGGACCTAGGCTGGCTGGGAAGGCTAGTGCAGCTAGCCAGCTAGGGATTCCCTCCCTACTTTCCAGTTCTGGAATTATGATCATCATAGTCACGGTGCTGGAAAGCCAAACTctagcctacaagagctagttccaggtcaggatccaaagctacagagaaggatccaaagctacagagaaaccctgtctccaaaaaaaaaaaaaaaacccaaaaaaagaaCCCCCCTccaaaaagaaatcaacaaagaaaaaaaaaaatgaaaaccccCAAAGAAGCTCAGTGATACAGAACTTTCCTACTATGCACAAGGCTCTATTTTGAGTTTGAACCAGCATGTGCACGCGcacacccccccctccccccgccacgAAAGGTAAAGCACAATTCACTACATGGTGAAAGCCTTTCAGGAGCATCCTTAGTCTCTTCTCCACTATATTCAAGTCATCAACTACTTATACACTAAATGAAAAACTGCGCAGCAGGTATGCTTCTTTTAAACTCCTTGGTTCTCCCGCCCTGCCCTTGCCTGGGGAAGCCCATTGGGGGGTCCGGGCTTCTGAGGGGCAcctgtccctcccctcccttcccctccccctacaCTTGTTCCAGCTCTTTGAAATAGTTTGTGTGAAGGTGAAAGTGCAGTTCAGTAATAAACGGTGTCgactctgtggaaaaaaaaataaactccttggttcttttgcctgcttttcaGAAAATGCTGCTCAGTAAAGAACTTCAAAATCCTACATatccgccgggcagtggtggcgcacgcctttaatcccagcacttgggaggcagaggtaggcggatctctgtgagttcgagaccagcctggtctacaagagctagttccaggacaggctccaaagccacagagaaaccctgtctcgaaaaaaccaaaaaaaaaaaaaaaaaaaaaaaaaaaccaaaaaaaaaatcctacatatCCTATGGCAGGCAGGCATGCCAGGCAAGACCGTAGACGTCAACCGCCCCCATCTTCACACACCCAGGGAACACAGGCAGAGGGTGAGGGGACTTGGGAGTTCTTATTTCCTCCACTTTTCACTGACCCTTCTCCAGCAGAGATCCAGAAGACAGCTACTAATCTAGAGATAACGACGCAGGACAGCCTATTTCTAAACACTGTGGACAAATGTGTCGGCGTGGATAGTTGACTGCATGTGCTCCACTGAAGGGAATGCTGTTTAATGTCGTTCTGTCCATTCTGGATCAGAACCAACTGTTCTCTTAGCACTGTGTATACACACTATCATCAGACAGCACAGGGCAGGCCCAGCAGGAGGCACTGTTCAGACAGGCAGTTTTCTCATTGGCATCAACCCTTTCCCAAGAATCAGTTAAGCAAGTGACATTCTGAAACTAAATCCAACCCCCAACTGCTAACAGAAGACTCCCCTGTAAATTCAGTGAGggtgaagaaagaaatgaggtcTTAGATTCCCAAGTATGCTTTGCTCTCTGTGTAACAAGTATTGGAGAGGAGAAATAGAGGTTCAAAGAGATACCCAAGGAGCACTCACCCCTTTATTGGCAGCAATGCAGCATTCAGCCAGTCGTAGCCAAAGCCGGGGATTTGCATGATAAACCTGAACAGCTTCAATCAGACACTCGAAGGCGGCAAGAGGCCTCCCGATGTGTAGCAGCTGGATCCCACAGTTATAGAGCAGCTCATACCTTTTGTTGCTTAGCAATGTACACATGGGTCTTCCAGAAAACTTTTTGCCTAGCGATCAGAATTGGAGACTAGATCATAAAAGTTCAGTTGCACTGAAGGCATTTGTTTTTCCAAGTAAACCCTTGTATGTTTAGTACCCAACAACCACAATTTAAACTGTATTCAGTGGCTCTCTCCAAGGTGGTCTCTCCATGCTTAACCCTACAAGAATCTGTCAGTCATATCAGATGTCTGTGCTAGTTGGGACAGAGATGTCCTTGCTTGTGTCAGCTCTTCTGGTAATGTTGCTTCAGGGAGCCAAAGAACTGAAGTGAGAGTCACTGACTCCCTGAACCTTCCAGCACCTTCAGCTTGGCCAATCTGTTACCACTGCTACACGTTTCCAGTGATTCATACCCACAATAGGACCACTTGCCATATAGAATGTATTTtcgtcttcctttcttccatccttccttccttccttctttcttttcttttgttttttgaggcaatgTTTctttgagtagccctggctgtccttagaactaaaactctctttgtagaccaggctaaccttgaattcagagatctgcctgcctctgcctcccgagggctagaattaaaggcgtgtgttaatACGCCCAGcatagaatatatttttcatCAAGTAAGtgcttatgattttaaaaattagaaaattgcTTGATTTAAAGCATTTTTGATCAAGGATCCATATAATCTGATTGTTCAATAACAAACTTCAGCAATGCTTTATGGCTGTCAGATGCCACCAATACACCACTTTGGAAGATCAGCCAACAATTTAATAATGTCAGCCTGACAGTCGAGAAGTCCTAATGACTAATTAAAATTGATTGACATATCATGTAGGATAACGGattcaaatacaaaacaaactgaaGTAACTgaattctttttgtcttttcttttcccccatgcctgtgtgtgtatacgtCTAAACTAGAGGTCAAGAATTTCCCTCAATCTCTCGTCTTCTTTAGGCAGGCGGTGTCTTTCAATCAAAATGAAGCTTCTTGATAGAGGGGCCTCACTAGCTGGCTTGTTCCAGGACCTCACCCTTTGCTTTCTaaggttggaattacaggtgagctGCCCTGGGCATACAGTGTTTATGCAGATCCAGGGGTCGAAAGTCTGCTCCTCTTGTGTAATTGCTGAAACATTTCCTCAGCTCTTGCTTtttcataattcaaaattttcttagCTTCTTAATACCAAGGGGCAATAACTACTAAAAGTCTCCAGAGCCAAGTCTGTACACACGGCCTGCACCCTCGACAGGATGGCCGCTACTCCTCTTACTATGACATCTTAGAACAAACCTGTCTCGTCCTCCGAGCCCTGACTGTATCTCCCACACCGAGGTCTCCTGCCTGATGCTTGCTATCTCAGTCACGTGTTTCTCAAGGAGGACACTGCAGTTCCCAGCGCTGCTTACCTGGATCAGTGCCACCTGCACTGAGCTGGGCACAGACATTGTCATTTTCTTGCAGAGCCTTCTTAAAGTAGAAAATCCCCAAATTGTGCTTGCTCATGGCAAAATGGATGCAACCAAGATTATTCCAGAACATGCACCTCAAGCATTCACCTGAAAACAACACAAACCACTTTACCtacagaattttgtttttgcAGTCCCTCATATAAAAATCAGGCCTAGCTGCTGTTAGTTACCTAACCTATTTGGAATGTCACTTAGTCACTAAAGGACAGTTCATGAGGCATGGTGTAAGTGTGAGGACTAGATAGGGTGAACGCAGACACCCTCTCTAGCAGATATCATTTTTAAGAAACCCTGCATACTTTTTTTCTGACTTCATTTTCAACAagtgacaaaaaattaaaaacaaatacatacgCCATCTGTCCACAGTGAAATACAGTACAAACCGCAAACAGTGAGAAAATTACATACACCGTCTGTCCACAGTGAAATACAGTACAAACCGCAAACAGTGAGACAATCTAAACACGGAGGCTGCATGGCTTAGCATGAAAAAGGTCTTGAGtagaacacatgcatgcacatggaaaGAACTAAAATACACTAAGGGAAGAATAACAAGGAGAATGTATGCAACAGAGTAAACAGTACagcaagtggatctcagtgagttcaagaccaccatggtctacaaagcaagttccaagacacaCAGGAccgttgcacagagaaaccctgtcttggaaaaacaaaacaacaaaaacaaagagtatAGAAACCCTGTTTCATGTGAAGCTTAAGTTCCCATTCTACCtactctatccatccatccatccatccaccatacTACACCACTTGAGACAGAATCCTGTGTAAAAAAGGCTGCCTCACTGCATGCAACTCTCCACGCAGTTGAGAGTGACctaattctcttgcctctacctcctcaagTGTAAAGATCACAGATATGTACCGGCTCTTGGTGTGTGCGGTACTAGAGATGAAGACCAGTGCCCTGCACATGACAGGTgagctctaccaactgaactacactcCAGatgattttcattattttgagaGAGGGCCTCACACTGTGGCCCTggtggcctagaattcactaggtagctgaggctggctttgaactttggaagtccttctgcctcatcctcctgagtgcagggactgCAGTATCTTCTGTCACACCTGACTGGGCACGATTTCTTAGCTTAGGTATTATCTCATCTGGTTTGTCAGTTACCTCTTGATGTGTATGTCAGAGAGGCCATCTGCCTGCTTCAAACACTCATGCCCACCAATATTTCTCATTTGTTCTGTGACTTGAtcttgaatgtatgtgtgtatttgtgtttttaatcacaaaaaacaacattttttttttgtggtcaaAATCTTTAGCTATTTCTCCAAACTCTACAGCATTAGGATTTTGGATAATGTTCACGCAAGCCTTCTTCACCACAGAGCAGAATATTCCTCCCAGTTTCCTTctgggcttttgttttatttttacatttcaatCCTTTACCTGGATAGATTTTCACTTTGGTATAATGAAAATAACCCAAACTTAGCTTTCACTTTCACTATTTATGGACGCTTGTGTAGTGGCAAAGGAGTAgcgcatgcctataatcttagcacctgagaggtggaggcagtgatacagagttcaaggttatccttggtcaGACAGCAAGTTCAAAGGTAGCCTGGTCTATGtgagactgggtgtggtggcttgtGCCTTTAATATCAGTACTAGGGAGCTTGAGTTAGGCAGCTCTCCGAGTGTGAGGCTGGCCAGaactgcatagtaagaccctgtcttgaaacgaCATTACAGAAAAATGTACTAGTTGGCATGGCATACTTTACACTTGCAACACACAATGCCAGGTTATGACAAGTGGGTAACAGGATATTCACTGCTAAATATCAAggctgtatgctttgaatatttaaatattttgcttttttgaggcagggtttctctgttagccctggctgtactggaacttgctttgtagatcaggccgACTTCACGTCTAGCTCTAGACCTGTTGCAGTTTTCTCAGATTGTACTTGAGATTTGAGAGATCATTTTATACCACGACAATAAAAACATTAGAAACAGAATTGAGGAGAGCAGACTAGGGATGTGGTGTAACAGGCTGGGTGCTTCCTAGCGTTCATAAGCCTTTGCACATCAACAATCCCCCAGCACCACATCACCAGGGGCAGAGGCACAAGCCTGTGCTTCTACCACTGCAGAGCTAAGAGAGGtacgattaaaaaaaaaaaaatccagttaaaTAAACAAGATTAGCCCAGGCACAGGAGATATAAGATCCAAAGCTAAACAAACCCAGGACGGTTAGGGGTGCTTGTTTAAAGAATGTCCAAGAGGAACCAAGAATACAACTGACTTTCTCCACTCTCCAGTGAACTCAGACACCAAACTGGAGGAAGGCGGAAGGCCCACAGGTTTGTAAATAGAGATTATGTGTGCATCAGAACAGAATCCAAAACAAAGAatacaaacattcaaacacacacacacacacaccaggaacagGTAATGAACAGGTAAGGTTAACGTAAAGGGAAGATGTGATGAGCCCTCTTTCAACGTGGAAGCAAATTATAcgataaaaattttatttttgcatgaaGAAATAGGAAAACCCTGTTTTAAGATAGAGCTCTGAAAGGCAGCttggctagcctcaaatttgagACACCCGTACTTCAGTCTACCCAGTGATGGGATTAGACTGTGCCACCTACCAGACTTAGAACATTTCCACCTAAAGATGAACCAACACCACTCAGAAAAAGActggtgtgtggggtgggggaccCCAAGCAATAAGGAGTAGATCAACCAAAACTTTACAGTTTTCTTTTACCTGTTTTCATGAAGCCTGGATGCTCGGCAATGTTTGAACTATTTAACAGCTTCACTGCTTTTCGATAATTGCCCCTTAAGTACTCAAAATTGCTTTTAAGAAACAGGGAGGGTGCAGActgtaaagaaaatataaaagtgatttaaaatttgtttttagttcttttttgcATGATCGGGACTACACCGCTGTGCATGAAAGTATTTAGGACATAAATCAATCAGCTGAATCATGCCACAGAAAACAATCTCTAAATGCTGCATGGATCTTGCTATTTAAAATACTGAAACCTTACAGAGAACAGCCTGTGATGTGTCCACCTAAAAACACTATGACACGTGTGCATAAGAACAGAGCTCGCTCACAGAGTATTAACTGACTGTCCCCATGCACTGCAGTCTCCTGGTGCCCAGCATGGTCTATGTTCAGGTGATCTTTTGTCCCAGCCCCTTACGCAGTTGGGGATACAAACACACAAGGCTGGGTCTGGCTTAACTAGAAGCCAACTGTACAGCACAAACTAAGACTTTTGTTTTAATGGTTATTGCAAAATTGATGCTaatggcagtttgaatgagaatggccccctagactcatatatttgaaaacttAATCTCTGATTGGTAGAACCATTTGGAAAGGataaggaggtgtggtcttgtgaaggaggtgtgtcactggagtcaggctttgaggtttcaaaagtccacatcaCTCACAGATAGTTATTGATGCCTCGTGCTTGTGGATCAGATAGAAGCTCTCAACTACAGCTcctgcaccatgcctgcctaactgccatgcttcctgccatgatggtcacggactctaatcctctggaactgcgagcccccaaattaaaaaattcatttcataacttgctttggccatggtgtctcctcacagcaggaGAACGGTAATTCAGAGAGTgatcttccttatttctttttgattttaaaaaagattgtggtggtttgaataagaatggcctcagtggtacatgcctttaatgccaggattttggaggcagaggcaggcatatctctcttgagttccaggacagttagggctaaaCAAAGCAATCCTGTGGGGAGGGGGATtagccccccataggctcatatatttgaatgcttggtcattagggagtatCACTACTTgaaagggattaggaggtgtggtcttgttgttagagtaggtgtggccttgttgaagaaatGTGTCAGGGGTAgcctttgaggcttcaaaagctcAAACCAGTTCAGCACTCTCTCTGCTGCCTGGGGATTCTGATGTAAACTCAGTGCCAGTCTGCCCATGTGCACCATTCTCCCcaccatgttgataatggactaaacttctgaaactggaagccagtcccatttaaatgctttcttttataaaagttgcctttgagccgggcggtggtggcgcacgcctttaatcccagcagttgggaggcagaggcaggcggatctctgtgagttcgagaccagcctggtctacagagctagttccaggacaggctccaaagccacagagaatccctgtctcgaaaaccaaaaaaaaaaaaaaaaaaaaaaaaagttgcctttggtcacggtgtctcttcatagcaatagaacattgactaagacaaagacgagttttttttttttttttttttttttaaattatgtgtgtggtgGCGAGGGGTGGAGGGGGAAGAACAGACATACTGAGTATGGATGCTACGGAAACCAGGATAAGACGTCAGATATCCTGGAGCTGGGATTTATGGTCTTGAACTTccgaccctcctgcctccatcacccAAGTGTTGGTACTGTAAGCCTGAGCCCCCACACCCAGgctttttatttacatatgtactATGGAGAAATGTCTTGCTATTGTCATCTCAAGatcttattttaattattctatgTGGATGTGAGTGGTAGTTTGCACTGGAGTGCAGAGCTCTGTGAGGTCAGAAAGGGctttagattccctggagctggagttacaggcaactgtgatctgcctgatgtgggtgctgggaaccaaagtcatGTTGCAAGAGTAGTGAGAGaacctaactgctgagtcatctctccagttccagttTTAAAATGGTTTCACTGTGGcataggctgcccttgaattccttatcctcctgccttcacttctgaAGTGATAGGACTGtatcctctctgtgtgtgcgtgcgtgcatgcacaagCACATGTGAGTATGAACTTAAGACTAAACCCAGAGatgattgttgtggaatattagtgtTACATTCAttcatgctgtggaatatttaatgatgcaaagatgtgttgcaatcttttatgttgcatttgtttaactctgtaaagctgtttACTTCACCTGCCTAAAatgcctgattggtctaataaagagctgagtggccagtagttaggcaggaaagagggataggtggggctgccaggtagagagaataaataggagaaatctaggctcaggagaaggaggagcaagaaaaggaggagaggagggtgcgGGGGCTtagccagccacacagccacacagccagccctgtagtaagaaagaaaatatatagaataaagaaagagaaaaagcccagaggctaaatgtagttaaagagaaacggAATAATATAAGGTacaaaagctagctagaaacaatcCAAACTAAggttgggcattcataagtaagaataagtctggGAGCAGGTGATGGGccaccaaagagcaaagagtgaaAAGCCAACTACAGGGGACTGCTTGCTAGGCTAGTGCtcagcgctctaccactgagctatccccaaCATTTCTCATTACTTAGGATTCAAGTTTACCTTTCACCTAATAACCAATAATCAGTTATAATGGGAAACCGTATTACTGTATGAAAGGAAAAACGTTCAAACAGCAAGTTTTGTTTGTAGGCACTACTCTTTCTACCCCGCAATTCTTTCTTTGGATTTCAGACCACTGTCACTAAATCCTCACGCTGTCTGGCCTCCAGAGAGTGCTGATTCAGAGTGCaatcacacacagaggtctgGACACTGGAGTTTGAAAACCTCCATCCCAGCATTTACTCACTGGCTCATAAACATGCTCTCCTTCTATGGTCTAGTTCACCCTCTCTCTCAGCCTTCTGTTGGCCCAGAGATGATCTGGGCACTAAGAAATCATAATCTCAGGATTATGATCTAAGCGGAGCCACTTCCAAGTCAAGTATTCATGGCCTTGGGTATAAGCAGTAAACTATACAACAATCACcaactattttatatatttagggttttttccaagacagtttctctgtgttggaattaaaggtgtgtgctgccacaatcaattttgaaaaacaaatatgtatatgtgcTGAGGCCACAAGAGAACAGGTAGCCTACCCTCTCTCCCTGTTctgttgagacaggctctccctgaacctgaagTCTGTGTTTTCAATGGTAGGCTGGAAGCAAGCAAGCCTGGAATCTTCCTGGACCCCTCAGAACCTGGGTTAGAGGCATGTGCTTTACCACTAAGCCACCCATCACCGAAAACTAACAAATCCTCAGTCTAAATAGAAAAGTCAGAAACTGATACCACAAGAAAAAGTCCAGAAGGAACTTACATTTCCAGCTGTGTTCATGACAGACTTGATTTCCCGTTTGCATGCCTTCAGGGACTTCATTTGGATGTATGCTCTGACTTTGTACTGtcgaggaggaagggaagggtgtAAGAGGGTGGGCCATTTACACATGCTCAAGTTCTAGTTTCCAGTGCAGGACACTAGCTCTCATCTGCTTACAACACAGCCAAATTCCAGTCACACGCAAATGCATCTtataaattatcttaaatatttgttttcttttattttttgtggtgctggggacagaatcgAAGGTGTTGTGCATTGTAGACAATAATTCTACTCCTGAGCAAAAAAACCCCTATAAATCTAC
Protein-coding sequences here:
- the Cnot10 gene encoding CCR4-NOT transcription complex subunit 10 isoform X8 produces the protein MISQGSSNKNGKNETGNNSSKDGSNPKAESGALIEAAKSKIHQYKVRAYIQMKSLKACKREIKSVMNTAGNSAPSLFLKSNFEYLRGNYRKAVKLLNSSNIAEHPGFMKTGECLRCMFWNNLGCIHFAMSKHNLGIFYFKKALQENDNVCAQLSAGGTDPGKKFSGRPMCTLLSNKRYELLYNCGIQLLHIGRPLAAFECLIEAVQVYHANPRLWLRLAECCIAANKGTSEQETKGLPTKKGIVQSIVGQGYHRKIVLASQSIQNTVYNDGQSSAIPVASVEFAAICLRNALLLLPEEQQDPKQENGSKNSSQLGGNTESSESSEPCSSKSHDGDKFIPAPPSSPLRKQELENLKCSILACSAYVALALGDNLMALNHADQLLQQPKLSGSLKFLGHLYAAEALISLDRISDAITHLNPENVTDVSLGISSNEQDQGSDKGENEAMESSGKRAPQCYPSSVNSARTVMLFNLGSAYCLRSEYDKARKCLHQAASMIHPKEVPPEAILLAVYLELQNGNTQLALQMIKRNQLLPTVKAHSDVRKKPVFQPVHPIQPIQMPSFTTVQRK